A stretch of the Capsicum annuum cultivar UCD-10X-F1 chromosome 10, UCD10Xv1.1, whole genome shotgun sequence genome encodes the following:
- the LOC107844755 gene encoding calcium-binding protein KIC, with protein sequence MENYKVCEAAIEYQDLLPVMAEKLDVEAFVAELCGGFRLLADPKNGLITSASLQKNSGLLGMEGMNREDAEAMVKEGDLDGDGALSETEFCILMVRLSPEMMQDAEVWLDKALQKELAKSSC encoded by the coding sequence ATGGAAAATTACAAAGTTTGTGAAGCAGCAATAGAATATCAAGACTTGTTACCCGTGATGGCTGAAAAATTGGACGTGGAGGCCTTTGTCGCGGAGCTATGTGGAGGATTCAGGCTGTTGGCAGACCCAAAAAATGGCTTGATCACATCGGCGAGTTTGCAGAAGAATTCGGGGCTTTTAGGGATGGAAGGGATGAATCGAGAAGATGCAGAGGCTATGGTGAAAGAAGGAGACTTGGATGGAGATGGAGCATTGAGTGAAACTGAGTTTTGTATTCTTATGGTTAGACTTAGTCCAGAAATGATGCAAGATGCTGAGGTTTGGCTTGATAAGGCACTTCAAAAAGAGTTGGCAAAATCATCTTGTTGA